In the Flavobacterium sp. J372 genome, one interval contains:
- a CDS encoding translocation/assembly module TamB domain-containing protein produces MLLWIIGSVIGLFLLIVLLLQIPYFQNIAKNKAVTYLEGKIGTEVKIDKIEIGLPKKVILEGVYFEGQAGDTLLAGEKLAVDISLFKLLDNEVEINSIDLKGIVANVRRNKDSVFNFDYIIDAFASDKPKDTTSAPMKFSINKVNLDNIRVKFDDAISKNNLSATITHFDTKITKFDLDNLNFEVPKVNLDGLKLTLKQGMIAEIAQNTQEVAEEASKKPDFKIKLDDINLANIDIGYDNEGSRLDTGLKLKKLAVKVNEVDLKSQLIDLKNIELNGLKGQLALGKFEKQVQQALPEETAAVQQAQWKIRLDNADITDVAFKFDDENSPPAKKGIDYKHLDISNLTLKAKDFSYSPDTISGDITQFTVRDKSGLDVKALRTDFAYGPRGAQLKDLYLETPSTLLRDEIVVSYPSLESLSEDIGEMAVDANLDGSRVGFRDVLIFVPALANTNPFKSNPNAVMNINSRVEGKVKDLRIANLEISGIGNTIIAASGRIKGLPDAQTAYFDMDVRQFKTTSKDIKTFVPKGTIPANINLPANIAATAKFKGTLNNFNADVNLASSHGSAKVKALFDQRRKGRERYDADITVNNFDVGRLISNDSIGRVSLRAKVKGTGLDPQSANAQIAGKVIAAEFNGYNYKDLNLKGKINNGSFEAVADMNDPNLDFDLVASGGFRGKYPNGKIRLNVDIADLDKLNLHAGPMKLRGNVDADIADGNPDNLNGKVALHTFYFNNGEEEFALDTINITAVTKPDTTAIEIKSQIVDASVIGKYKLTQVGDALMNTISKYYNTNPNKPKKQIPPQHFVFAIRVDNDPVLFKLLPQIERLEPIDINGRYNSEGDSIVLNGSIPRVVYGAYTISGGNITVDTKDEALTYNITIDEVQSEQFLLPHTIITGALKEDILSYRLQILDKKDEEQYLVAGEMRAADGNTEISLDPEGLKLNYEQWNVAAENLLRFGKNGIYANNFDLTNEGGSIRMQSQSEAPNAPLDVTLENFKIETLTNMIQKDEMKFAGTINGTAELRNLSQNPVFVSQLDITDFKVANDTVGNIKINVDNQTANTYTADVAITGNGNEVNLDGTYQAASQTFDLNLDIRKMNMTSVQAFTFGELKDSDGYLSGRFKITGTPAAPNVRGNLDFNDVAFRVTQLNSYFKNINETITVNERGIVLDKFTVTDENSNVLQIDGTVATTDFKDYSFNLTVDAENFRAINSTAKDNDLYYGNLFLDANLRIKGNVNNPVIDGKLKINEDTKFTVVLPQQDPRIADREGIVEFIDQDNMEIKQRLAMEKEFNNSAFKGMDVSVAIEIDKEAEMNLIIDKGNGDFLQLKGEAQLTGGIDPSGKTSLTGRYEFTEGAYQMTFNLIKRKFEIEKGSYILWTGEPTDASLNITAVYKTETAPIDLLDQQLAGVSASERNTYKQRIPIHTLLKINGELLKPELTFDIIVPEGNYAVSSKIIDATNSKLAELRQQPNELNKQVFALLLLNRFIGENPFASEAGGDSAESIARQSVSKILSQQLNNLAGDLVKGFELNFDLESTDDYTTGEQQNRTDLNVGVSKQLLNDRLKVTVGSSFGLEGPQQANEESTNIAGDVSLDYQLTRDGRYMVRAYRKNDYQVALQGQVVETGVAFIITMDYNKFRELFHRSEEEKEMIRREKENKKRRSEEEKAKENKEHNPGDNDDLPPNTTPGEKSTTDEK; encoded by the coding sequence GTGCTGTTATGGATAATCGGGTCGGTCATAGGGCTGTTCCTGTTAATAGTGTTGCTTCTCCAGATACCCTATTTCCAGAACATTGCAAAAAATAAAGCTGTAACCTACCTTGAAGGTAAAATTGGCACAGAAGTTAAGATAGATAAGATTGAGATTGGCCTGCCAAAAAAAGTAATACTTGAAGGCGTTTATTTTGAAGGCCAGGCAGGAGACACATTGCTTGCAGGCGAAAAGCTGGCAGTTGACATCAGCCTTTTTAAACTACTGGACAATGAAGTTGAAATAAACTCTATTGACCTTAAAGGTATTGTAGCAAACGTAAGGCGCAACAAAGATTCTGTTTTTAATTTCGACTATATTATTGATGCCTTTGCCAGCGACAAGCCGAAAGATACCACTTCGGCGCCGATGAAATTTTCCATCAACAAAGTTAACCTTGATAATATCAGGGTAAAGTTTGATGATGCTATTTCAAAAAACAACCTGAGTGCAACTATCACGCATTTTGATACCAAAATCACGAAATTCGACCTTGACAACCTTAATTTTGAAGTCCCCAAAGTAAATCTTGACGGCCTGAAGCTTACTTTAAAACAGGGTATGATTGCAGAGATTGCCCAAAACACGCAGGAAGTTGCCGAAGAAGCCAGTAAAAAACCTGACTTTAAAATTAAACTCGATGACATAAACCTGGCAAATATTGATATTGGTTATGATAACGAGGGTTCTCGCCTTGATACCGGACTAAAACTAAAGAAACTGGCAGTAAAGGTTAATGAAGTTGACCTTAAGTCGCAATTGATAGACCTTAAAAACATTGAACTAAACGGGCTCAAGGGCCAGCTGGCTTTAGGGAAATTTGAAAAGCAGGTACAACAGGCATTGCCGGAAGAAACGGCAGCGGTACAGCAGGCACAATGGAAAATAAGGCTTGATAATGCGGATATTACAGACGTAGCCTTTAAGTTTGATGATGAGAACTCTCCTCCTGCAAAAAAAGGAATTGATTACAAACACCTTGACATCAGCAATCTTACTCTAAAGGCAAAAGATTTCTCGTACTCTCCGGATACTATTTCAGGTGATATAACACAGTTCACGGTTCGTGATAAAAGCGGGCTAGATGTTAAGGCATTAAGGACTGATTTTGCTTACGGGCCTAGAGGTGCACAATTGAAAGATCTGTATCTTGAAACGCCTTCTACCCTGCTGCGAGATGAGATTGTGGTTAGCTACCCATCGCTAGAATCGCTTAGTGAAGATATTGGAGAAATGGCTGTAGATGCCAACCTTGATGGCAGCCGTGTCGGGTTTAGAGATGTACTTATTTTTGTGCCTGCATTGGCAAACACAAATCCGTTCAAAAGCAATCCTAATGCAGTGATGAATATCAACAGCCGCGTAGAAGGTAAAGTTAAAGACCTGCGCATAGCCAATCTTGAAATAAGCGGCATTGGCAACACAATTATTGCAGCGAGCGGTCGCATAAAAGGCCTCCCTGACGCGCAGACAGCTTATTTTGATATGGATGTTCGGCAGTTTAAGACTACATCAAAAGATATTAAAACATTTGTTCCGAAAGGGACTATTCCTGCAAACATCAACCTGCCTGCTAATATTGCCGCGACAGCTAAGTTTAAAGGTACACTCAATAACTTTAATGCTGATGTAAACCTCGCCAGTAGCCATGGCAGCGCCAAAGTGAAGGCCTTGTTTGACCAGCGCCGAAAAGGCCGTGAGCGTTACGATGCTGATATAACCGTAAATAACTTTGACGTTGGCAGGCTAATCAGCAATGATTCAATTGGCCGTGTTAGCCTTCGGGCGAAAGTAAAAGGCACAGGGCTTGACCCACAATCAGCCAATGCACAAATTGCAGGTAAAGTGATTGCTGCCGAATTTAATGGGTATAATTACAAAGACCTTAACCTTAAAGGCAAGATAAATAATGGCAGCTTTGAAGCCGTTGCCGACATGAACGACCCGAACCTTGACTTTGACCTTGTGGCAAGCGGTGGTTTCAGGGGCAAATACCCTAACGGGAAAATCAGGCTAAACGTTGATATTGCTGACCTTGATAAACTGAATTTGCATGCAGGGCCTATGAAACTGCGTGGCAATGTAGATGCCGATATAGCCGATGGCAATCCGGATAACCTGAATGGTAAAGTAGCCCTGCACACTTTCTATTTTAATAATGGTGAGGAAGAGTTTGCGCTTGATACTATAAATATTACTGCTGTTACAAAGCCCGACACCACAGCTATAGAAATCAAGTCACAGATTGTAGATGCCTCTGTTATTGGTAAATATAAGCTTACGCAGGTGGGCGATGCACTGATGAACACTATCTCGAAGTACTACAATACAAACCCTAACAAGCCTAAAAAACAGATTCCTCCCCAGCATTTTGTTTTTGCGATACGTGTTGATAATGACCCTGTGTTGTTCAAACTGCTTCCGCAGATTGAAAGGCTGGAGCCTATTGACATTAATGGCCGATACAACAGCGAAGGTGATTCTATAGTCCTGAATGGCAGTATTCCGCGGGTGGTATATGGCGCATATACAATTTCAGGAGGAAATATTACTGTGGACACAAAAGATGAAGCCCTTACCTACAACATCACAATAGACGAAGTCCAGAGTGAACAATTCCTCTTGCCGCACACAATAATTACCGGTGCGCTTAAAGAAGACATTTTGAGCTACCGCCTGCAGATACTGGATAAAAAAGATGAAGAGCAATACCTGGTTGCGGGTGAAATGCGCGCGGCTGACGGGAATACTGAAATTTCTCTTGACCCTGAAGGGCTAAAATTAAATTACGAGCAATGGAATGTAGCAGCTGAAAACCTGTTGCGCTTCGGTAAAAACGGCATCTATGCCAATAACTTTGACCTGACTAATGAAGGCGGTTCCATCAGGATGCAATCACAGAGTGAAGCTCCTAACGCACCTCTTGATGTCACGCTTGAAAACTTTAAAATCGAGACGCTGACCAACATGATTCAGAAGGATGAGATGAAGTTTGCAGGTACAATTAACGGTACTGCCGAACTTCGTAACCTCTCGCAAAATCCTGTATTTGTATCACAGCTTGACATTACTGATTTTAAAGTGGCAAACGATACTGTTGGCAACATCAAAATAAATGTAGATAACCAGACGGCTAACACTTATACTGCCGATGTTGCAATAACCGGAAATGGTAACGAGGTAAACCTTGACGGTACGTACCAGGCAGCATCGCAAACCTTTGACCTGAACCTGGATATCCGGAAGATGAACATGACCAGTGTGCAGGCCTTTACTTTCGGGGAACTGAAAGACAGCGACGGCTACCTTTCAGGAAGATTTAAAATTACAGGCACGCCCGCAGCGCCAAATGTTCGCGGTAACCTTGATTTTAATGATGTAGCATTCCGTGTCACGCAGTTAAACTCTTACTTTAAAAACATCAATGAAACCATAACAGTAAATGAGCGCGGCATTGTGCTGGACAAGTTTACGGTTACTGACGAAAACAGTAATGTGCTGCAGATTGACGGCACAGTGGCAACTACAGATTTTAAAGACTATAGCTTTAACCTTACGGTAGATGCAGAAAATTTCAGGGCGATAAATAGTACGGCTAAAGATAACGATCTTTATTACGGCAACCTCTTTCTTGATGCCAACCTTCGTATAAAAGGAAATGTAAACAACCCTGTTATCGATGGCAAGCTTAAGATTAATGAAGACACCAAGTTTACGGTAGTGTTGCCACAGCAAGACCCAAGGATTGCCGACCGTGAAGGTATTGTGGAGTTTATTGACCAGGACAATATGGAGATAAAACAGCGCCTGGCCATGGAAAAAGAATTTAATAATTCTGCATTTAAAGGCATGGATGTGTCTGTTGCCATAGAGATTGATAAAGAGGCCGAAATGAACCTCATTATTGACAAAGGTAACGGCGACTTCCTGCAGCTTAAAGGAGAGGCACAGCTTACGGGCGGCATAGACCCATCAGGTAAAACAAGCCTCACCGGACGATATGAATTTACTGAAGGCGCCTACCAAATGACCTTTAACCTGATAAAACGTAAATTTGAAATTGAAAAAGGCAGCTACATTTTATGGACCGGCGAACCTACCGATGCTTCGCTAAATATAACTGCTGTATATAAAACCGAAACAGCCCCGATTGACCTGCTTGACCAGCAGCTGGCGGGAGTATCGGCATCTGAAAGAAATACATACAAGCAGCGTATACCTATCCACACATTGCTTAAAATAAACGGCGAACTGCTGAAACCGGAACTGACTTTTGATATTATTGTGCCGGAAGGAAACTATGCTGTATCATCAAAAATTATTGATGCTACCAACAGCAAGCTTGCTGAATTGCGCCAACAGCCCAACGAACTGAATAAGCAGGTGTTTGCACTACTATTGCTCAACAGGTTCATCGGTGAAAACCCATTTGCCAGTGAAGCCGGCGGTGACAGTGCCGAGTCTATCGCACGCCAGAGTGTAAGTAAAATATTATCTCAGCAGCTAAATAACCTGGCAGGTGACCTTGTAAAAGGATTTGAGCTAAACTTTGACCTGGAGTCAACCGACGATTATACCACGGGTGAGCAACAAAACAGGACTGACCTTAACGTAGGCGTATCAAAACAATTACTGAATGACAGGCTTAAGGTCACGGTAGGCAGCAGTTTTGGGCTTGAAGGTCCGCAGCAGGCCAATGAAGAAAGCACCAATATTGCAGGCGATGTATCGCTTGACTACCAATTGACAAGAGATGGGCGTTATATGGTTAGGGCTTACCGTAAAAATGATTATCAGGTAGCGCTTCAGGGTCAGGTGGTTGAGACGGGCGTAGCGTTCATCATCACTATGGACTATAATAAGTTCCGTGAGCTTTTCCATCGCTCGGAAGAAGAAAAAGAAATGATACGCCGCGAAAAAGAAAACAAAAAACGCAGAAGCGAAGAGGAAAAAGCAAAAGAGAATAAAGAGCATAATCCGGGCGATAATGATGACCTGCCGCCAAACACAACACCGGGAGAAAAGAGCACAACAGATGAGAAGTAG
- a CDS encoding YihY/virulence factor BrkB family protein — MRNYFTKKYFKRSVNILKDTVTGFMEDKGLKLSASLSYYTVFSMAPLLLLLISLAGAFFGREAIEGKVFDEINGLIGDKAAAQVQEIITNLELSGKTTMSLVIGAITLVIGATTVFGEIQDSINMIWRVKAKPKRGWVKLLKDRLLSGSIIVGLGFLLVVSLLVNGAVLALSDILHRYFPDMTIIILSIINVAISFIVITILFGVIFKVLPDAKIAWKDVRAGAFFTAILFMLGRYLIGLYIETTAAGSPYGAAGSIIIILLWVYYTAAILYIGAEFTRVYADYTGVLIEPAEYAVYVEQKEIEKNVKAIPTDDKTSNKKENP, encoded by the coding sequence ATGAGGAATTACTTCACCAAAAAATATTTTAAGCGCTCTGTAAATATCCTGAAAGATACTGTTACGGGCTTTATGGAAGATAAAGGACTTAAACTAAGCGCATCGCTTTCATATTATACCGTATTTTCTATGGCTCCCCTGTTATTACTTCTCATTTCTTTGGCAGGGGCATTTTTTGGGAGAGAGGCTATTGAAGGCAAAGTTTTTGACGAAATAAATGGTCTTATAGGAGATAAGGCAGCCGCTCAGGTACAGGAGATAATTACCAATCTTGAGCTTTCAGGCAAAACCACAATGTCTTTAGTAATTGGTGCAATAACACTTGTTATAGGTGCAACAACTGTATTCGGGGAAATACAGGATTCTATCAACATGATATGGCGGGTGAAAGCGAAACCGAAGCGTGGCTGGGTAAAGCTGCTTAAAGACAGGCTGCTTTCAGGCTCAATTATTGTCGGCCTGGGTTTCCTGCTTGTTGTCTCACTGCTTGTAAATGGCGCTGTACTGGCATTGAGTGATATACTGCACCGCTATTTTCCTGATATGACTATTATAATATTAAGCATTATAAATGTTGCTATCAGCTTTATTGTGATAACAATATTGTTCGGTGTAATTTTCAAAGTACTGCCTGATGCCAAAATTGCATGGAAAGATGTACGCGCGGGAGCATTTTTTACTGCTATCCTGTTTATGCTGGGGCGTTACCTTATAGGCCTATACATTGAAACCACTGCGGCAGGCAGCCCTTATGGCGCGGCTGGGTCAATCATCATAATATTGCTATGGGTATATTATACTGCAGCCATACTTTACATTGGCGCTGAATTTACCCGCGTATATGCAGACTACACAGGGGTATTGATTGAGCCTGCAGAATATGCCGTTTATGTAGAGCAAAAGGAAATTGAAAAAAATGTAAAGGCTATACCAACAGACGATAAGACAAGCAATAAGAAAGAAAATCCGTAA
- a CDS encoding alkaline phosphatase, whose protein sequence is MNRRKFFRNGSLFTLGTALFNPFESTAKVLSPDIINTNKKAKNIIFLVSDGMSSGTLNMADLYLNRKMGRSSNWMQLYKDQKVSRALMDTASASSIVTDSSAGSSSWGGGVRVKNGVLNIGPNGEKHMPIWQKFKKAGKLAGCVTTVPITHATPAGFCVNNDSRNAMEDIAKDYLQLGFDVMMGGGHKYFNADTRKDKSDMYAAYRKKGYQVARTRGEMMAAVNDKPLLGVFADDALPYSIDRANDKALTNTTPTLAEMAQKAINHMKGHKNGFVLQIEAGKVDWGAHANDIAAVLYDQVAFDDAVKVAIDFAEQDKETLVIITTDHGNANPGVIYGKDADKNFDSIQKYTHTNEWILNEIKPTSTVAQVREIVEAGNGAAISEVNAKSILGFYTGLQKDEGLYNYKKLPFKLFADMQKNTNSVGWISMDHSADYVELAMYGPGSELLKPFVKNTDLHYLMLQAAEVENKF, encoded by the coding sequence ATGAACAGGAGGAAATTCTTCAGGAACGGGTCATTATTTACCCTTGGCACCGCTTTATTTAATCCGTTTGAAAGCACTGCAAAAGTGCTTAGCCCGGATATCATTAATACAAACAAAAAAGCAAAAAACATTATATTCCTTGTAAGCGACGGTATGAGCTCCGGAACGCTTAACATGGCTGACCTGTATCTTAACCGAAAAATGGGCCGCAGCAGCAACTGGATGCAGCTTTACAAAGACCAGAAGGTGAGCCGTGCGCTTATGGATACAGCTTCGGCCAGCAGCATCGTGACCGACTCATCTGCCGGGAGCTCTTCGTGGGGAGGCGGTGTGCGCGTGAAGAACGGCGTACTGAACATTGGCCCGAACGGCGAAAAACACATGCCCATCTGGCAGAAGTTCAAGAAGGCAGGAAAACTGGCAGGATGCGTAACTACAGTGCCTATAACCCACGCTACGCCTGCAGGCTTTTGTGTAAATAATGACAGCCGCAACGCTATGGAAGACATCGCCAAAGATTACCTGCAACTCGGGTTTGATGTGATGATGGGCGGCGGGCACAAGTATTTTAACGCTGATACACGCAAAGACAAAAGCGATATGTATGCCGCATATCGCAAAAAAGGCTATCAGGTGGCTCGTACACGCGGCGAAATGATGGCAGCCGTAAATGATAAACCTTTACTGGGCGTATTTGCTGATGATGCGTTGCCATACAGCATAGACAGGGCAAATGATAAGGCGCTTACCAACACAACCCCTACCCTGGCCGAAATGGCGCAGAAAGCCATAAACCATATGAAAGGCCACAAGAACGGCTTTGTGCTCCAGATTGAAGCCGGAAAGGTAGACTGGGGTGCGCACGCCAATGACATCGCGGCTGTGCTATATGATCAGGTAGCTTTTGACGATGCTGTAAAAGTGGCTATTGATTTTGCAGAACAGGATAAGGAAACGCTGGTGATAATTACTACCGACCACGGCAATGCCAACCCGGGTGTGATTTATGGAAAGGATGCTGACAAAAATTTTGACAGCATACAGAAGTACACGCATACCAACGAATGGATACTTAATGAGATAAAGCCGACATCAACTGTGGCGCAGGTTCGCGAAATCGTTGAGGCAGGCAACGGGGCAGCAATTTCTGAAGTGAATGCAAAGTCGATACTCGGGTTTTATACCGGGCTGCAAAAAGATGAAGGGCTATATAACTACAAGAAGCTGCCGTTTAAATTGTTTGCCGATATGCAGAAGAATACAAACTCCGTAGGGTGGATAAGCATGGACCATTCGGCAGATTATGTAGAGCTGGCCATGTATGGCCCCGGCAGTGAATTATTAAAGCCTTTCGTAAAGAATACTGACCTGCACTACCTGATGCTGCAGGCGGCAGAGGTTGAAAATAAGTTTTAA
- a CDS encoding NAD(P)/FAD-dependent oxidoreductase yields the protein MRIVIIGGGFAGINLAEELGGDKRFQVTLVDKNNYNFFPPLIYQVATAYLEPSSISYPFRKLFRGKDNIQFRLGELQSVNLAENKAILNNGELEYDALVFATGAETSYFGMENVRKNAIPMKTLNDAIEMRNKLLQRMEKAAICKNSRERRKYLNIVVAGGGPTGVEISGMFAEMKNGILKKEYPELSTTVSNIYLVDGGGELLGPMSKKSQQDTLDALTKMGVIVKLNTRVVDYIDDTVHFHTGETIQSKNLIWAAGVSAKTFEGIPAEFYGRGKRMAVDEHNKIIGSNNVYAIGDTCLQLTDEAFPQGHPQVAQVAIQQGEMLAKNFKRMAEKTALKPFKYHDKGSMAIIGKNKAVVDLPKPKLHFKGFIAWLMWLFVHVMSLISYRNRITTLYNWTTAYFSSDQSLRMIIRPEKRKAHDGGHGSGVA from the coding sequence ATGAGGATAGTAATAATTGGTGGCGGCTTTGCAGGTATAAACCTGGCCGAAGAACTGGGTGGCGATAAGCGTTTTCAGGTAACGCTGGTAGATAAGAACAACTACAATTTCTTTCCGCCGCTAATTTACCAGGTAGCTACAGCCTACCTTGAGCCGTCGAGTATCAGCTATCCTTTCCGTAAGCTTTTCAGGGGTAAAGACAATATACAGTTCCGCCTGGGTGAACTGCAGTCGGTTAACCTTGCAGAAAATAAAGCCATACTTAACAACGGTGAGCTTGAATATGATGCGCTTGTATTTGCTACAGGAGCCGAAACCAGCTACTTCGGTATGGAAAATGTACGGAAGAACGCTATCCCGATGAAAACGCTGAATGACGCAATTGAAATGAGGAATAAGCTACTGCAGCGCATGGAGAAGGCTGCCATTTGCAAAAACAGCCGCGAGCGCCGAAAATACCTTAACATTGTGGTAGCCGGCGGTGGGCCTACAGGCGTAGAGATATCAGGTATGTTTGCTGAAATGAAGAATGGTATCCTGAAAAAAGAATATCCCGAACTGTCTACAACCGTAAGTAACATTTACCTTGTTGACGGTGGCGGTGAGCTGCTGGGGCCAATGAGTAAAAAATCTCAGCAGGATACGCTTGATGCCCTTACCAAAATGGGTGTGATAGTGAAGCTTAATACCCGTGTGGTAGATTATATAGATGATACCGTGCATTTTCATACGGGTGAGACGATACAATCAAAAAACCTGATATGGGCTGCCGGTGTTAGCGCCAAAACATTTGAGGGTATCCCCGCCGAGTTTTATGGCCGCGGCAAGCGTATGGCTGTTGATGAGCACAATAAAATAATTGGCAGCAACAATGTATACGCCATTGGAGATACTTGTTTACAGCTTACTGATGAAGCTTTCCCGCAAGGGCATCCACAGGTGGCACAGGTGGCGATACAGCAGGGCGAAATGCTGGCGAAAAACTTCAAAAGGATGGCAGAGAAAACAGCCCTGAAGCCGTTTAAATACCATGATAAAGGCTCAATGGCAATCATAGGCAAGAATAAGGCAGTGGTAGACCTCCCAAAACCTAAGCTGCATTTTAAAGGGTTTATAGCATGGCTTATGTGGCTGTTTGTACACGTTATGTCGCTTATAAGCTATCGTAACCGTATCACGACATTATATAACTGGACAACCGCTTACTTCAGCTCAGACCAGTCTTTGCGCATGATCATCAGGCCTGAGAAAAGAAAGGCACATGATGGCGGGCATGGTAGCGGGGTTGCTTAG
- a CDS encoding BamA/TamA family outer membrane protein, with product MRSRYLYILFAIVTIYGCSNTKYLPEGDMLYVGGEVKVEDTAISRSDRKELEKQMEDLLRPRPNKGFLGLRPKLYIYNLAGEPKKEKGLRYWLRNKVGEPPVLFSQVDLDYNADILQNYAENKGYFKARTSADSTSRNRRAKAQYTVRPGRQYTIRNVIFPSDSTSTPLDSMISALKRRSRLRPGRPYDLEVIKQERERIDERLKNRGYYYFKPDYLLIQVDSTVGDRQVDLIVKVKDETPERAKQIWRINDIVIYPNYSLTTKDTLQYMRDSAEVYKDYTIYDPQHTFRPIIYDRTMFFHKGDIYSRRDHNLSLNRLVNLGTFKFVKNEFRPSDTLGNFLDAYYYMTPLPKKSIRVEVLGKTNSANYNGSELNVNWSNRNAFRAAELLTLTGFGGVEVQVSGQNKGYNVYRFGGEASLVWPRFITPFRIIDSSAFVPRTRAMVSYEYQNRAKLYSLNSFRAQFGYLWKPNIRVEHQLNVTDINYVSPATVTDEYRAEIEANPPLQRVIEKQFIFGPTYSYTFTNTMRKFKKHTFFYKGAFDAAGTLAGLASGADAKGGDPKEVLGVQFSQFLKMEHDFRYYLRLGRNSQLANRIIAGVGLPYGNSTELPFMRQFFIGGTNSIRAFRARSIGPGSYYPTDVNPNSFLPDQSGDIKLELNSEYRAQLFSVVHGALFVDAGNIWLWNADEEHRPGAQFSSKFLDELAVGTGAGLRIDVTFLVLRLDLAFPLRKPWLPESERWVFDQIDFGSKSWRRENLVFNIAIGYPF from the coding sequence ATGAGAAGTAGATACCTGTACATATTATTTGCAATAGTAACTATTTACGGCTGCAGCAACACCAAATACCTGCCCGAAGGTGATATGCTGTATGTTGGCGGTGAAGTAAAAGTAGAAGATACAGCTATATCGCGCAGTGACAGGAAAGAGCTTGAAAAGCAGATGGAAGACCTGTTGCGCCCGCGCCCGAACAAAGGCTTTTTAGGATTGAGGCCCAAGCTGTATATCTACAACCTTGCCGGCGAGCCCAAAAAAGAAAAAGGTTTAAGGTACTGGCTGCGTAACAAAGTTGGCGAGCCGCCCGTACTATTCAGCCAAGTAGATTTAGATTATAATGCCGATATATTACAGAACTATGCCGAGAATAAAGGTTATTTTAAAGCGCGTACATCTGCGGATTCAACTTCACGAAACAGGCGTGCAAAAGCGCAATATACGGTAAGGCCGGGCAGGCAATATACCATCCGTAATGTGATTTTCCCGTCAGACTCTACCTCAACCCCTCTCGACAGTATGATAAGCGCATTAAAGCGCCGCAGCAGGCTAAGGCCCGGAAGGCCGTATGACCTTGAGGTTATAAAACAGGAACGCGAGCGTATAGATGAACGCCTGAAAAACCGGGGGTACTATTACTTCAAACCTGACTATTTACTGATTCAGGTTGACAGTACCGTAGGCGACAGGCAGGTTGACCTTATCGTAAAGGTAAAAGATGAAACCCCAGAACGCGCAAAGCAAATCTGGCGTATAAATGATATTGTTATTTATCCTAACTATTCGCTTACCACAAAAGATACGCTGCAGTACATGCGTGATTCGGCTGAAGTGTACAAAGATTACACAATTTACGACCCTCAGCATACCTTCCGCCCTATTATTTATGACCGTACAATGTTCTTTCACAAAGGTGACATTTACAGCCGCAGGGACCATAACCTTTCACTGAACAGGCTGGTTAATTTAGGCACATTTAAATTTGTGAAGAATGAGTTTCGCCCTTCAGACACATTAGGCAATTTCCTTGATGCGTATTACTATATGACACCGTTGCCTAAGAAATCTATAAGGGTTGAAGTATTGGGTAAAACAAATTCGGCCAACTATAATGGCTCTGAACTAAACGTAAACTGGAGCAACCGTAATGCCTTTCGTGCGGCAGAGCTGCTTACACTTACCGGCTTTGGAGGTGTAGAAGTACAGGTATCAGGCCAGAACAAAGGCTATAATGTGTACCGCTTTGGTGGCGAGGCAAGCCTTGTATGGCCGCGTTTCATTACACCATTCAGGATTATCGACTCCAGCGCATTTGTGCCGAGAACGCGCGCCATGGTAAGCTATGAGTACCAGAACAGGGCAAAACTGTACTCGCTCAACTCATTTAGGGCACAATTTGGCTATCTGTGGAAGCCCAATATACGTGTTGAGCACCAGTTAAATGTAACTGATATAAACTACGTAAGCCCTGCCACCGTTACCGACGAATACCGTGCAGAAATAGAGGCTAACCCACCGTTGCAAAGAGTCATAGAGAAGCAGTTCATTTTTGGGCCTACCTATTCTTACACCTTTACCAACACCATGCGTAAGTTTAAGAAGCATACTTTCTTTTATAAAGGCGCTTTTGATGCAGCCGGAACACTTGCCGGGCTTGCTTCAGGCGCTGATGCTAAGGGTGGTGACCCTAAGGAAGTTCTCGGTGTACAGTTCAGCCAGTTCCTGAAAATGGAGCATGATTTCAGGTATTATTTAAGGCTGGGGCGCAATTCGCAGCTGGCAAACCGTATCATTGCAGGTGTCGGGCTGCCATATGGCAATTCAACCGAACTGCCTTTTATGCGCCAGTTCTTTATAGGCGGCACAAACAGTATCAGGGCTTTCCGGGCTAGGTCAATCGGGCCGGGCAGCTATTACCCTACTGATGTTAATCCTAATTCTTTCCTGCCTGACCAAAGCGGTGACATTAAGTTGGAATTAAATTCGGAGTACCGTGCACAGCTCTTTAGTGTTGTACATGGTGCACTGTTTGTAGATGCCGGAAATATATGGCTATGGAATGCCGATGAAGAACACCGCCCCGGTGCGCAGTTCAGCAGTAAATTTTTAGATGAGCTTGCTGTGGGTACAGGCGCAGGCCTCCGTATAGATGTAACTTTCCTGGTGCTGCGGCTTGACCTGGCTTTTCCACTGCGTAAACCATGGCTGCCTGAATCGGAACGATGGGTGTTCGACCAGATTGACTTCGGCAGCAAATCATGGCGCAGGGAAAACCTAGTGTTTAATATAGCTATAGGGTATCCGTTCTAA